The Esox lucius isolate fEsoLuc1 chromosome 20, fEsoLuc1.pri, whole genome shotgun sequence region TGTGGATTGGAGTGGAACTGAGGGGGATAAGCTAGGATGGCTGTTCAGCCCATCATCTTCAGCTCCAAGACCGATGTCTAAATGGACACTAGACTCTTCCTGAAACAAGAACTGTGTTGCGTTTAGTCCTAAGTCAGAAAAAACAGGGTCGtttcagaaacatttgaaagCCTAGCTATTTCCAATTGGTTATCACATCTTCAACATAAAACTATTCTGTTTTTTGAGTAAACAAATTTTCTAtggtttgaaaatgttattcctACCTCAAGCAATATGGTGAGCTGTGCATTCCTGTAGTCATCTCCATGGGCATCAAGGGTTTTCATTAGGAATCTACCAGAGGAAAGTGAAGTTGCTGATGCTTTTGGAGTTAAACTAACCAGTAGATTTGCTCTCAAAAACCCTACTCCCTTCTACATAGAGTTTTCCGCACTTGGCTATACCCAGACTTCTTACAGATGGACTACAATCCTGATACTATTTATTGCTTGCAAAAGATTTTTAAAACCTATGCCTCTAATCATTCCATGAAAAATACACGTTTTCCCCTTTTTTCTACTTTCACCCCCATATTTCCCCCCAATTTCATGATTTCTAATTTGTGTTTAGGTCACAATACGTCATGGCTGCACCTCCAGCAGCCACAGGACAGTTGTGGTCAAGATATGAATCACCATTCTGTTTATCACACAGCTTGCTTAATCAGTAATCTCCACCTGAATCCTCACACCCCGGGAAGGAACCTGTTCTCCGGCCAACTAATGCCACTGAATCCATAGGCGCCCAAGCCACCGTGAGAGGGTGAAAAACAAGGCAACCATATTAGATCACTAACCCCCAAAACGCTCTGCCCTCTGTTGGATCCCTGGGCAAATTCATAAAAAGGATTTGAACACAACGACACAGCTAACTGCAAATGATTAAGAACACTAGAAAGATAATTCGCACAGGAGGTTGCGACTATCTACCGTTAGCAAAGGTACCACAAAGGTGGCTTAACAAGTGTGtagtattttaattttattaattattgttaATATATGTTCCTTAGGTTTCCAAAACCATATTGCAAGGGACTATTGTGTACATTAAATAGGAAGATACTATTGTGAATTGACAAACGTTATTGCCTGCAAATACACTGCCATGTAAAGGCAATCTATGAaagtccttttttattttacctccTTTCCTTCTTCATACGACGTGTTAGTCTTTGTACTTGTTGAAGGCGACCAACAATCTTTTCATTCACCTATAGAGAGAAGTGAAAGGATTTATAAACCATGCATTTCTCTATGATGTATAAGTGAGCTCTGGCTTTACCAATGCAAATTACATGTCCACTTGTCTTCAAAGAGAGAGCACTATTTGAAggcacaataaaaaaataaaaaaaacgacttacaatcccacacacacaatcagtgtTCTTCAGTCActcacctgttcaatttccttACACCTCTTGCTCAGAGCCAGGTACTTCTTTTTCTCCagttctctcttctcctcttcctcttgttCTGGCCCTGCTCCCGACACTTGGCATCTGTCCTCAAGCAGCTCAGTACTACCAGGGCCAAGTTCCTCCAAATTATAAAAGCATTGTCATATAGCACACACCCATATTCCAATTTACTGACTCTCTGAACTGATATCAGAACCCTTTGCTTACCTCATCTGGGCCCAGCTCCACTCCGCCTGGCTCTAGTTCTGCTTCCAATATGTGGCCGCCAAAGAGAGGCGGCAGCGCCAGGCCAGAGAAATCTTCCATCATCTGAGAAGGAAAGATGTTTAATTACTTAACAAGGGTATTATTGGGCCATCCCCACAGCCAAAGGTTTTACATTTTGCAGCCTTCTGACCTTCATGATGGTGTTACTTACATGTAAGACAAAAACAGTACAAGTGTCATTCACATTCTCAACCTGACAGTTTGCTTTGCACTGCAGTATAGAAATGTGACTTTTGAACTCCATACAGCTGATACATAGTGAGCCATGGAAAAACAGCCAAAGATAATTGTTATCCTGGATGTGAATGGATCTTTTTTTGTTGGTGACGCGCTGATGACTGGCAAAACAAACTAAACACACATGAAGAGTGAAGATTCGGTAAATAAATTCAGGTCTAcagaataatttaaaatatactGAGTTAGGGTTTTAAAATCTACTGAGTTAAGAGAGTATATAGCACAGCTGCGTAGCGGAACTGCATACTCATTAAGTGTCCaaggtatttattttaataaaacgtTTGCAAAGCTGCATAAAGGACAGTTGTATCGGTTTTCTGAGCGGGGAGCAAAGTCAGAGATAACTAAAatgatatattaaaaaaatattttaatcactTCGATAAAAACGTGACAATTCTGAACAAACTTAAGTCCCAACTTCAGTAGACAAGT contains the following coding sequences:
- the tfpt gene encoding TCF3 fusion partner isoform X2; translation: MEFKSHISILQCKANCQVENVNDTCTVFVLHMMEDFSGLALPPLFGGHILEAELEPGGVELGPDEELGPGSTELLEDRCQVSGAGPEQEEEEKRELEKKKYLALSKRCKEIEQVNEKIVGRLQQVQRLTRRMKKERRFLMKTLDAHGDDYRNAQLTILLEFLFQEESSVHLDIGLGAEDDGLNSHPSLSPSVPLQSTVGPKKKRHRVPKQERDKDTQNESDISMLAEAQFSGFPSPTSLSH
- the tfpt gene encoding TCF3 fusion partner isoform X4, with product MEFKSHISILQCKANCQVENVNDTCTVFVLHMMEDFSGLALPPLFGGHILEAELEPGGVELGPDEELGPGSTELLEDRCQVSGAGPEQEEEEKRELEKKKYLALSKRCKEIEQVNEKIVGRLQQVQRLTRRMKKERRFLMKTLDAHGDDYRNAQLTILLEEESSVHLDIGLGAEDDGLNSHPSLSPSVPLQSTVGPKKKRHRVPKQERDKDTQNESDISMLAEAQFSGFPSPTSLSH
- the tfpt gene encoding TCF3 fusion partner isoform X6; this encodes MMEDFSGLALPPLFGGHILEAELEPGGVELGPDEEELGPGSTELLEDRCQVSGAGPEQEEEEKRELEKKKYLALSKRCKEIEQVNEKIVGRLQQVQRLTRRMKKERRFLMKTLDAHGDDYRNAQLTILLEFLFQEESSVHLDIGLGAEDDGLNSHPSLSPSVPLQSTVGPKKKRHRVPKQERDKDTQNESDISMLAEAQFSGFPSPTSLSH
- the tfpt gene encoding TCF3 fusion partner isoform X1 gives rise to the protein MEFKSHISILQCKANCQVENVNDTCTVFVLHMMEDFSGLALPPLFGGHILEAELEPGGVELGPDEEELGPGSTELLEDRCQVSGAGPEQEEEEKRELEKKKYLALSKRCKEIEQVNEKIVGRLQQVQRLTRRMKKERRFLMKTLDAHGDDYRNAQLTILLEFLFQEESSVHLDIGLGAEDDGLNSHPSLSPSVPLQSTVGPKKKRHRVPKQERDKDTQNESDISMLAEAQFSGFPSPTSLSH
- the tfpt gene encoding TCF3 fusion partner isoform X3 is translated as MEFKSHISILQCKANCQVENVNDTCTVFVLHMMEDFSGLALPPLFGGHILEAELEPGGVELGPDEEELGPGSTELLEDRCQVSGAGPEQEEEEKRELEKKKYLALSKRCKEIEQVNEKIVGRLQQVQRLTRRMKKERRFLMKTLDAHGDDYRNAQLTILLEEESSVHLDIGLGAEDDGLNSHPSLSPSVPLQSTVGPKKKRHRVPKQERDKDTQNESDISMLAEAQFSGFPSPTSLSH
- the tfpt gene encoding TCF3 fusion partner (The RefSeq protein has 2 substitutions compared to this genomic sequence); its protein translation is MMEDFSGLALPPLFGGHILEAELEPGGVELGPDEELGPGSTELLEDRCQVSGAGPEQEEEEKRELEKKKYLALSKRCKEIEQVNEKIVGRLQQVQRLTRRMKKERRFLMKTLDAHGDDYRNAQLTILLEEESGVHLDIGLGAEDDGLNSHPSLSPSVPLQSTVGPKKKRHRVPKQERDKDTQNEPDISMLAEAQFSGFPSPTSLSH
- the tfpt gene encoding TCF3 fusion partner isoform X5, with the protein product MDGMMEDFSGLALPPLFGGHILEAELEPGGVELGPDEEELGPGSTELLEDRCQVSGAGPEQEEEEKRELEKKKYLALSKRCKEIEQVNEKIVGRLQQVQRLTRRMKKERRFLMKTLDAHGDDYRNAQLTILLEFLFQEESSVHLDIGLGAEDDGLNSHPSLSPSVPLQSTVGPKKKRHRVPKQERDKDTQNESDISMLAEAQFSGFPSPTSLSH